In the Engraulis encrasicolus isolate BLACKSEA-1 chromosome 9, IST_EnEncr_1.0, whole genome shotgun sequence genome, one interval contains:
- the si:ch211-171b20.3 gene encoding uncharacterized protein si:ch211-171b20.3 isoform X2 yields MRIFSINRNAHLCSSEITDASSVYWKPGPHQLLLFTFTMCQRSVSEHDAKCSERGGSHEGRYSSDSNVQDNGCGRHFLFDKRWKNGEFRDEVYLKTSSIMTPLPRAYQSQKSLYRISLCRQNKPSRSFCPFEGYNITSFQSRLLPATSTVTEKTFSVEPLRHRPRINNRTSSLFSVAGNQKNHSFPDPVAGAPSSFIQRLSEISSMEGETIRQEKAKRTKKIKKAD; encoded by the exons ATGCGGATTTTTTCAATCAATAGAAATGCACACCTTTGCAGCTCCGAAATTACTGACGCTTCCAGCGTCTATTGGAAACCGGGACCACATCAACTCCTATTATTTACCTTTACAATGT GCCAAAGAAGTGTTAGCGAGCACGATGCAAAATGTTCAGAGAG AGGTGGATCCCATGAGGGCAGATACTCCTCAGACAGTAATGTTCAAGACAATGGCTGTGGAAGGCATTTCTTGTTTGACAAGAGGTGGAAGAATGGCGAATTTAGAG ACGAGGTGTACCTCAAAACATCATCCATTATGACTCCTCTACCTCGGGCCTACCAGTCTCAGAAGTCCTTGTATAGGATCTCCTTATGTAGGCAGAATAAACCATCCAGGTCATTTTG TCCATTTGAAGGCTACAATATCACTTCTTTTCAAAGTCGTTTGTTGCCAGCTACCTCAACAGTTACTGAAAAGACATTTTCCGTGGAGCCTCTGAGACACAG ACCAAGAATAAACAATCGCACAAGCAGCCTTTTCTCAGTTGCCGGAAACCAAAAAA ACCATTCCTTCCCGGACCCCGTGGCAGGCgccccatcctccttcatccaGAGGCTGTCTGAGATCTCGTCGATGGAGGGCGAGACCATACGCCAGGAGAAGGCCAAGAGGACCAAGAAGATCAAGAAGGCAGACTAA
- the si:ch211-171b20.3 gene encoding uncharacterized protein si:ch211-171b20.3 isoform X1, whose product MHTFAAPKLLTLPASIGNRDHINSYYLPLQCVSSYGALPHNYYGNLRLSEEKLPSQKPDPLEPKNKRSGRSSQRSVSEHDAKCSERGGSHEGRYSSDSNVQDNGCGRHFLFDKRWKNGEFRDEVYLKTSSIMTPLPRAYQSQKSLYRISLCRQNKPSRSFCPFEGYNITSFQSRLLPATSTVTEKTFSVEPLRHRPRINNRTSSLFSVAGNQKNHSFPDPVAGAPSSFIQRLSEISSMEGETIRQEKAKRTKKIKKAD is encoded by the exons ATGCACACCTTTGCAGCTCCGAAATTACTGACGCTTCCAGCGTCTATTGGAAACCGGGACCACATCAACTCCTATTATTTACCTTTACAATGTGTGAGTAGTTACGGAGCACTACCGCACAATTATTATGGAAATTTGAGACTGTCTGAGGAGAAGCTGCCTAGTCAGAAACCAGACCCTTTGGAACCGAAAAACAAACGCTCAGGACGTAGCA GCCAAAGAAGTGTTAGCGAGCACGATGCAAAATGTTCAGAGAG AGGTGGATCCCATGAGGGCAGATACTCCTCAGACAGTAATGTTCAAGACAATGGCTGTGGAAGGCATTTCTTGTTTGACAAGAGGTGGAAGAATGGCGAATTTAGAG ACGAGGTGTACCTCAAAACATCATCCATTATGACTCCTCTACCTCGGGCCTACCAGTCTCAGAAGTCCTTGTATAGGATCTCCTTATGTAGGCAGAATAAACCATCCAGGTCATTTTG TCCATTTGAAGGCTACAATATCACTTCTTTTCAAAGTCGTTTGTTGCCAGCTACCTCAACAGTTACTGAAAAGACATTTTCCGTGGAGCCTCTGAGACACAG ACCAAGAATAAACAATCGCACAAGCAGCCTTTTCTCAGTTGCCGGAAACCAAAAAA ACCATTCCTTCCCGGACCCCGTGGCAGGCgccccatcctccttcatccaGAGGCTGTCTGAGATCTCGTCGATGGAGGGCGAGACCATACGCCAGGAGAAGGCCAAGAGGACCAAGAAGATCAAGAAGGCAGACTAA